A single window of Streptomyces griseoviridis DNA harbors:
- a CDS encoding MarR family winged helix-turn-helix transcriptional regulator — protein sequence MTTRWLTPKEQRAWRAYIAATHLVEDALDRQLQQDAGMPHLYYSILANLSESPGRQLRMTDLAERTKITRSRLTYAVTRLAKDGLVRREDCRWDKRGSVAALTDEGMAVLERTAPGHVGRVRAALFDHLTEEQVGQLEEICAGITRAMETEGSRPATDDVPWRRRSAPPPCG from the coding sequence ATGACGACTCGCTGGCTCACCCCGAAGGAGCAGCGCGCCTGGCGCGCGTACATCGCCGCGACGCACCTCGTCGAGGACGCGCTCGACCGGCAGCTCCAGCAGGACGCCGGCATGCCGCACCTCTACTACTCCATCCTGGCCAACCTCTCCGAGTCCCCCGGCCGGCAGCTGCGGATGACCGACCTGGCCGAGCGCACGAAGATCACCCGCAGCCGGCTGACGTACGCGGTGACCCGGCTGGCGAAGGACGGCCTGGTCCGGCGGGAGGACTGCAGGTGGGACAAGCGGGGCAGCGTCGCCGCCCTCACCGACGAGGGCATGGCGGTGCTGGAGCGGACGGCACCCGGGCACGTCGGCCGGGTGCGGGCGGCCCTGTTCGACCATCTCACCGAGGAGCAGGTCGGGCAGTTGGAGGAGATCTGCGCGGGGATCACCCGGGCGATGGAGACGGAAGGCTCCCGGCCCGCGACGGACGACGTGCCGTGGCGCCGACGGTCGGCACCGCCGCCCTGCGGGTGA
- a CDS encoding GTP cyclohydrolase II: protein MPDTPAATSRARVRVPLRFQDGYGVDAELVTFHGLADGAEHVAVVLGDPAPGTVPLVRLHSECLTGDVFGSARCDCGPQLREAVERIAERGGVLLYLRQEGRGIGLYNKLDAYALQDQGLDTYEANAALGLPEDDRDYTAAAQMLRALGITALDLLSNNPDKAAQLRYLGISVRDRVPTGVFTTAHNVRYLHAKVVKTQHTLPLANLPDITAVTDVTALTDVTDLTDVTGLTAHPERAGRAGVTGLAERDAG, encoded by the coding sequence ATGCCCGACACCCCCGCCGCCACCTCGCGCGCCCGCGTCCGGGTACCGCTGCGCTTCCAGGACGGCTACGGCGTCGACGCCGAACTCGTCACCTTCCACGGCCTGGCCGACGGCGCCGAACACGTGGCCGTCGTCCTCGGCGACCCGGCCCCCGGCACCGTCCCGCTGGTCAGGCTGCACTCCGAGTGCCTGACCGGCGACGTCTTCGGCTCCGCCCGCTGCGACTGCGGCCCGCAACTGCGCGAGGCCGTCGAGCGCATCGCCGAGCGCGGCGGCGTCCTGCTCTACCTGCGCCAGGAGGGCCGGGGCATAGGTCTGTACAACAAGCTGGACGCCTACGCCCTCCAGGACCAGGGCCTCGACACCTACGAGGCGAACGCCGCGCTCGGCCTGCCGGAGGACGACCGCGACTACACGGCCGCCGCCCAGATGCTGCGGGCCCTCGGCATCACCGCACTCGACCTGCTCTCCAACAACCCCGACAAGGCCGCCCAACTCCGCTACCTGGGCATCTCGGTGCGGGACCGGGTCCCGACCGGCGTCTTCACCACCGCGCACAACGTCCGCTACCTGCACGCGAAGGTGGTCAAGACCCAGCACACGCTGCCGCTGGCGAACCTCCCCGACATCACGGCCGTCACGGACGTCACGGCCCTCACGGACGTCACCGACCTCACGGAC